From Streptomyces sp. NBC_00775, one genomic window encodes:
- a CDS encoding nuclear transport factor 2 family protein, with product MDVVPEELKTLLAREKIRACIALVARGEDRRDADLLKAGYWPDSTVDFGVFQGDFDEYLAWVVPGSSAVPVTQHFLGQSVINSQGTAALVETHVMSYHRIVMGDEERDVTIGGRYLDRMEERGGDWRIAERTMLYDWFQDFGRSADWSNGLMGAPFSAGHYAGRAVGDYSATFFGK from the coding sequence ATGGACGTCGTCCCGGAGGAACTGAAGACCCTGCTCGCACGCGAGAAGATCCGCGCGTGCATCGCCCTCGTGGCGCGGGGTGAAGACCGCCGCGACGCCGATCTGCTCAAGGCAGGCTACTGGCCGGATTCGACCGTTGATTTCGGTGTGTTCCAGGGGGATTTCGACGAGTATCTGGCCTGGGTGGTGCCGGGATCATCCGCAGTGCCGGTGACTCAGCATTTCCTCGGGCAGAGCGTGATCAACTCGCAGGGCACTGCGGCGCTCGTGGAAACCCACGTCATGTCCTACCACCGGATCGTCATGGGTGACGAAGAGCGCGATGTCACCATCGGCGGTCGCTATCTCGACCGGATGGAAGAGCGCGGCGGCGACTGGCGCATCGCGGAACGAACGATGCTCTACGACTGGTTCCAGGATTTCGGCCGGTCGGCCGACTGGTCAAACGGTCTGATGGGTGCGCCTTTCAGCGCCGGGCACTATGCCGGCCGGGCAGTCGGCGATTACAGCGCGACCTTCTTCGGCAAGTGA
- a CDS encoding nuclear transport factor 2 family protein, with the protein MDAERMARMESLLDRHDILDCLGRFSRGMDRFDRDLFLSAFHPDATIAAGVFVGGPKALYDWASAMHEQGQVATHHNLLNHTCEIVGDTAHTETYYVFVGRNRDESNWIAGGRYIDRLERRDGAWRMVLRTNVIEWSGLVPTMPLPFADVPDVHGNGAPVRGKDDPSYRRPLVNLRAEHIPPGSDG; encoded by the coding sequence ATGGACGCTGAACGCATGGCCCGCATGGAAAGCCTGCTCGACCGGCATGACATCCTCGACTGCCTCGGCCGGTTCAGCCGCGGGATGGACCGCTTCGACCGGGACCTGTTCCTGTCGGCCTTCCACCCGGATGCCACCATCGCGGCGGGTGTCTTCGTCGGCGGCCCGAAGGCGCTCTACGACTGGGCCTCGGCCATGCATGAGCAGGGTCAGGTGGCGACGCATCACAACCTGCTGAACCACACCTGCGAGATCGTCGGCGACACCGCGCACACGGAGACGTATTACGTCTTCGTCGGCCGCAACCGCGATGAATCCAACTGGATTGCCGGTGGGCGCTACATCGACCGGCTGGAGCGCCGCGACGGCGCATGGCGGATGGTCCTGCGCACGAACGTGATCGAGTGGTCGGGCCTGGTTCCGACCATGCCGCTGCCGTTCGCCGACGTGCCGGACGTCCATGGCAACGGCGCACCGGTGCGCGGCAAGGACGACCCCTCCTACCGGCGCCCGCTGGTCAACCTGCGCGCGGAGCATATTCCGCCGGGCTCAGACGGCTGA
- a CDS encoding ABC transporter ATP-binding protein produces the protein MSTPLLDVNDLGVEYRSGWRSSPTKAVDDVSLTVGHGEIVGLVGESGSGKSTVGRAILGLMAAARGTIHLGGQDITHQRAAERRDLPTGLQVVFQDPYASLNPARTIGRTLGEPLEVHGKFSAADARTRIEELLTRVGLPADAIDRYPSAFSGGQRQRIAIARAISTDPALVICDEPTSALDVITQARMLDLMSDLSRERGTAMLFIAHNLAVVAVIAQRVVVLYRGRVMETGTTQDVLCRPLHPYTQALIASSPVADPLRQRKRRAARQQADPVAGGEGTGTAPQGCPFAPRCPHATSTCRIQRPAVTLVDGRSVACHLFTADTPTPEGATA, from the coding sequence ATGAGTACACCCTTGCTGGACGTCAATGATCTCGGTGTGGAGTACAGGAGCGGGTGGCGCTCCAGTCCCACCAAGGCGGTCGACGACGTGAGCCTCACGGTCGGTCACGGGGAAATCGTGGGCCTGGTGGGCGAGTCGGGCTCGGGCAAGTCGACGGTGGGCAGGGCGATTCTCGGCCTGATGGCCGCGGCGCGGGGCACCATCCACCTGGGCGGCCAGGACATCACCCACCAGCGGGCCGCCGAACGGCGGGATCTGCCCACCGGGCTCCAGGTCGTCTTCCAGGACCCCTACGCCTCGCTCAATCCGGCACGCACCATCGGCAGGACGCTGGGTGAACCCCTCGAAGTCCACGGCAAGTTCAGTGCCGCGGACGCCCGAACGCGGATCGAGGAACTGCTGACCCGGGTCGGCCTGCCCGCCGACGCGATCGACCGCTACCCGAGCGCGTTTTCCGGCGGCCAGCGTCAGCGCATCGCCATCGCCAGGGCGATCTCCACCGATCCGGCGCTTGTCATCTGCGACGAACCGACCAGCGCCCTCGACGTGATCACCCAGGCACGGATGCTCGACCTGATGAGCGACCTCAGCCGCGAGCGGGGGACAGCGATGTTGTTCATCGCGCACAACCTCGCGGTGGTCGCAGTCATCGCCCAACGAGTGGTCGTGCTCTACCGCGGGCGCGTCATGGAAACCGGAACCACGCAGGACGTCCTGTGCCGGCCGCTGCACCCCTACACCCAGGCGTTGATCGCCAGCTCTCCCGTGGCCGACCCGCTCCGCCAACGCAAACGGCGGGCAGCCCGGCAGCAGGCCGATCCGGTCGCCGGCGGTGAGGGGACAGGAACCGCACCGCAAGGCTGTCCCTTCGCACCACGCTGCCCGCACGCCACGTCAACGTGCCGGATCCAGCGTCCGGCCGTCACCCTCGTCGACGGCCGGTCGGTCGCCTGCCACCTCTTCACCGCCGACACCCCCACACCTGAGGGAGCGACCGCATGA
- a CDS encoding glycoside hydrolase family 27 protein, producing the protein MTVPLFRLRPLSEVLTMVLLLVLAPPLLLMSAAPRAHALDNGLARTPPMGWNDWNAFGCNVSETLVKQTADYLVSSGLKDAGYQYVNIDDCWMASARNSAGQLVPDPAKFPDGISGTAAYIHSKGLKLGIYESAGTATCQGFPGSLGHEQTDADSFASWGVDYLKYDNCNHQNVPDQQRYTAMRDALANTGRPIVYSLCNWGLADVWTWGAGVGNSWRTTGDINVNFSTVVSIYKSNVKLAAYAKPGAWNDPDMLEVGNGMSFTEDRSHFSLWAEMAAPLIAGNDMRSASAATLSLYGNKDVIAIDQDSLGKQGTEISSSGGLHVLTKPLANGDVSVVLFNENASAATITTSASAVGLPAASSYRVNNLWSHVISSTSGSIAANVPGHGSVMYRVSVGSGTSIGTTHPLIGASSNRCLDAYDAQTTPGTKIEIWDCGGGSNQAVTLTAAGELRLYGGTQCLDAVGGGTTSGTKVQLWTCNGGANQQWRFNGNGTITGTQSGLCLDVTGGDKPAGNVNGTQVELWTCNGGANQQWRLG; encoded by the coding sequence ATGACCGTCCCCTTGTTCCGGCTGAGACCCCTGAGCGAAGTGCTCACCATGGTGCTGCTCCTCGTTCTCGCCCCGCCCCTGCTCCTCATGAGCGCGGCCCCGCGCGCCCACGCTCTCGACAACGGCCTGGCCCGGACACCCCCGATGGGCTGGAACGACTGGAACGCCTTCGGCTGCAACGTCAGCGAGACGCTGGTCAAGCAGACCGCCGACTATCTCGTCTCCTCCGGTCTGAAGGACGCGGGGTACCAGTACGTCAACATCGACGACTGCTGGATGGCCTCGGCCCGGAACTCCGCCGGCCAACTCGTCCCCGACCCCGCGAAGTTCCCCGACGGCATCAGCGGCACCGCCGCCTACATCCACTCCAAGGGTCTCAAGCTCGGCATCTACGAGAGCGCCGGCACCGCCACCTGCCAGGGCTTCCCCGGCAGCCTCGGCCACGAGCAGACGGATGCCGACAGCTTCGCCTCCTGGGGCGTGGACTACCTGAAGTACGACAACTGCAACCACCAGAACGTGCCCGACCAGCAGCGGTACACCGCCATGCGCGACGCCCTCGCGAACACCGGGCGTCCCATCGTCTACAGCCTCTGCAACTGGGGCCTGGCCGACGTGTGGACCTGGGGCGCGGGGGTCGGCAACAGCTGGCGCACCACCGGCGACATCAACGTCAACTTCTCCACAGTGGTGTCGATCTACAAGTCCAACGTGAAGCTCGCCGCGTACGCCAAGCCCGGCGCCTGGAACGACCCCGACATGCTCGAAGTCGGCAACGGCATGTCGTTCACCGAGGACCGTTCCCACTTCAGCCTGTGGGCCGAGATGGCCGCGCCGCTGATCGCCGGGAACGACATGCGCAGCGCCTCGGCGGCCACCCTCTCGCTCTACGGCAACAAGGACGTCATCGCCATCGACCAGGACTCCCTGGGCAAGCAGGGCACCGAGATCTCCTCGTCGGGCGGTCTGCACGTGCTGACCAAACCCCTCGCGAACGGTGACGTGTCGGTGGTCCTGTTCAACGAGAACGCGAGCGCGGCCACGATCACCACCTCGGCCTCCGCGGTGGGCCTCCCGGCGGCGTCCTCGTACCGGGTGAACAACCTCTGGTCGCATGTGATCAGCAGTACGAGCGGCAGCATCGCGGCCAACGTCCCGGGGCACGGCTCGGTCATGTACCGGGTGTCCGTCGGGAGCGGCACCAGTATCGGGACCACGCATCCGCTGATCGGCGCCTCGTCCAACCGGTGCCTCGACGCGTACGACGCCCAGACCACCCCCGGCACCAAGATCGAGATCTGGGACTGCGGCGGCGGCTCCAACCAGGCCGTGACCCTCACCGCCGCCGGTGAACTCCGGCTCTACGGCGGTACCCAGTGCCTGGACGCCGTCGGCGGCGGGACCACCTCCGGCACGAAGGTGCAGCTCTGGACCTGCAACGGCGGCGCGAATCAACAGTGGCGCTTCAACGGGAACGGCACCATCACCGGCACCCAGTCCGGGCTCTGCCTCGATGTCACCGGAGGCGACAAGCCCGCCGGGAACGTCAACGGCACTCAGGTCGAGCTGTGGACCTGCAACGGCGGCGCCAACCAGCAGTGGCGTCTGGGCTGA
- a CDS encoding SDR family NAD(P)-dependent oxidoreductase, giving the protein MTAPSPGRSPFPDDAQDEDDRMGLLTGKVAVVTGASRGIGKGVALALGAEGATVYVTGRTVTPGSCPLPGTVGETAAEVDRRGGKGIAVQVDHAEDDQVAALFAQVGREQGRLDILVNNAFALPEDLTEPRPFWEKPLTNWDMVDVGVRSNFVAAWHAAQIMAPQKSGLIVAISGYVGVTYTYGVVFGTCKSAVDRMAHDMAIELQPHNVASLSLWQGLTFTERAHRNLEHNPAMKKLTVTNPVIGCTPEHPGRVIAALAADPAVMRRSGGTFITAEVAQDYGITDIDGKVIPSLRAERGSPIWHPIAEARHGR; this is encoded by the coding sequence GTGACCGCCCCGTCACCCGGCAGGTCTCCGTTCCCTGACGATGCGCAAGACGAGGACGACAGAATGGGTTTGCTGACAGGCAAGGTCGCCGTGGTGACGGGCGCCAGCCGTGGAATAGGCAAGGGGGTCGCGCTGGCGCTCGGGGCGGAAGGGGCCACCGTCTACGTCACTGGGCGCACGGTCACGCCGGGTTCCTGTCCCCTGCCCGGCACGGTGGGTGAAACTGCCGCGGAAGTCGACCGCAGGGGCGGCAAGGGCATTGCCGTCCAGGTCGACCACGCCGAGGACGATCAGGTCGCGGCGCTTTTCGCACAGGTCGGGCGGGAGCAGGGCCGGCTCGACATCCTCGTCAACAATGCCTTCGCTCTGCCCGAGGATCTCACCGAGCCGCGACCGTTCTGGGAAAAGCCGCTGACCAACTGGGACATGGTGGACGTGGGTGTGCGTTCCAACTTCGTCGCGGCCTGGCATGCGGCCCAGATCATGGCGCCGCAGAAGTCGGGCCTGATCGTCGCCATCTCCGGATACGTCGGTGTGACGTACACCTACGGCGTCGTCTTCGGCACCTGCAAGTCCGCGGTCGACCGGATGGCCCACGACATGGCGATCGAGCTGCAGCCGCACAACGTCGCCTCGCTGTCGTTGTGGCAGGGCCTCACCTTCACCGAACGGGCCCACCGCAATCTTGAACACAACCCCGCGATGAAGAAGTTGACGGTCACGAATCCTGTGATCGGCTGCACTCCGGAACATCCGGGACGGGTGATCGCGGCGCTCGCCGCCGACCCAGCGGTCATGAGGCGGTCGGGCGGCACCTTCATCACCGCCGAAGTGGCGCAGGACTACGGCATCACCGACATCGACGGCAAAGTCATTCCCTCGCTGCGGGCCGAGCGGGGTTCGCCCATCTGGCACCCGATCGCGGAGGCACGTCATGGACGCTGA
- a CDS encoding dipeptide/oligopeptide/nickel ABC transporter permease/ATP-binding protein: protein MTSSITALRRALARPAVWVSLIWLIGISAACAMASVLAPIDPLEQDLSNSFSGPGARHWLGSDELGRDIFSRLLHGGGGLLLTALIPVGVSLLLAVPGGLLAGYLSGWVDTASTFVVDILFALPGLVVVLAIAAVTDNNLTVMAISFGVLTSGAVFRVVRTSTAAARELPYVDAALVSRLSRPRILARHILPNVTGPLIAQAVVQYSGTFLFLTSLSFLGLGFSPETPSWGQMTLDAANNLDQHPWLMVPVGFALTATVLALNLVGNALLEAVSGHRRPSQLPDPRRPVPDVPADGVAQPGPASASDAVLTVDRLHVCYPGQDGSERAVVRDVSFQLQRGEVFGLVGESGSGKTTTALSILGLVPQPGRVTSGRVLLHGEDLLRLNEAQLRKVRGSRIGLVAQEPMAALDPSFTVGSQLDEMICLHRRVRRREARRIALSLLTRVGMPDPVAVAGRYPHQLSGGIAQRVAIALALSGEPDVLVADEPTAALDVTVQAEIIDLLLHLREESSLTLLLVTHDLGVVADICDRVAVMSDGRLIEEGTTEAVLLSPAQEYTRTLVAATPRLPVDAGQERSWG, encoded by the coding sequence ATGACCTCGTCCATCACAGCCCTGCGCAGGGCGCTCGCCCGCCCGGCGGTCTGGGTGAGCCTCATCTGGCTGATCGGGATCAGTGCGGCATGCGCGATGGCGTCGGTGCTCGCGCCCATCGACCCACTGGAGCAGGACCTGTCCAACAGCTTCAGCGGGCCCGGCGCGCGGCACTGGCTGGGCTCGGACGAGCTCGGTCGCGACATCTTCTCGCGGCTGCTGCACGGCGGAGGCGGACTGCTGCTGACCGCGCTCATCCCGGTGGGTGTCTCCTTGCTGCTCGCCGTACCCGGCGGGCTGCTCGCGGGCTATCTGTCGGGGTGGGTCGACACCGCCTCCACCTTCGTCGTCGACATCCTGTTCGCGCTGCCGGGTCTGGTGGTGGTGCTGGCCATCGCCGCGGTGACCGACAACAACCTGACCGTGATGGCCATCTCCTTCGGTGTGTTGACCAGCGGCGCCGTCTTCCGAGTGGTGCGCACCTCGACGGCCGCCGCACGCGAACTGCCGTACGTCGACGCCGCGCTGGTCTCCCGGCTGTCACGTCCGCGGATCCTGGCCCGGCACATCCTGCCCAACGTCACCGGTCCCCTCATCGCCCAGGCGGTCGTGCAGTACAGCGGCACGTTCCTGTTTCTCACCTCCCTGTCCTTCCTCGGCCTCGGCTTTTCACCGGAGACCCCGAGCTGGGGTCAGATGACCCTGGACGCCGCGAACAACCTGGATCAGCACCCGTGGCTGATGGTGCCGGTCGGCTTCGCCCTGACCGCGACCGTGCTGGCCCTCAATCTCGTCGGCAACGCCCTGCTGGAGGCGGTGAGCGGGCACCGGCGTCCCTCGCAACTGCCTGACCCGCGACGGCCGGTGCCGGATGTGCCCGCGGACGGGGTGGCCCAGCCCGGGCCGGCGTCGGCGTCGGACGCGGTGCTGACGGTCGATCGGCTTCACGTGTGCTACCCGGGACAGGACGGCAGCGAGCGAGCCGTGGTCCGGGACGTCAGCTTCCAGCTGCAGCGCGGAGAGGTGTTCGGCCTGGTCGGCGAGTCCGGATCCGGAAAGACAACGACCGCGCTGTCCATCCTCGGGCTGGTGCCACAGCCCGGGCGGGTCACCTCCGGCCGCGTGCTGCTCCACGGCGAGGACCTGCTCCGCCTGAACGAGGCGCAACTGCGCAAGGTCCGCGGATCCCGGATCGGCCTTGTCGCCCAGGAGCCGATGGCCGCGCTCGACCCCTCCTTCACCGTCGGCTCGCAACTGGACGAGATGATCTGCCTGCATCGGCGTGTCCGTCGGCGGGAGGCTCGGCGGATCGCGCTGAGTCTGCTCACCCGCGTCGGCATGCCCGATCCGGTAGCGGTCGCCGGCCGCTATCCGCACCAGCTCTCCGGGGGCATCGCACAGCGGGTGGCGATCGCGCTCGCCCTCAGCGGCGAGCCCGATGTGCTGGTCGCCGACGAACCCACCGCGGCGCTCGACGTCACCGTCCAGGCAGAAATCATCGATCTCCTGCTGCACCTGCGGGAGGAGTCCTCACTGACGCTTCTGTTGGTCACACACGATCTGGGTGTGGTCGCCGACATCTGCGACCGGGTCGCGGTCATGTCGGACGGACGTCTGATCGAGGAGGGCACCACGGAGGCGGTGCTCCTGTCGCCCGCCCAGGAGTACACCCGCACGCTGGTCGCGGCAACACCCCGGCTTCCGGTCGACGCGGGCCAGGAAAGGAGCTGGGGATGA
- a CDS encoding FAD-dependent oxidoreductase, with amino-acid sequence MSELSGELKADLVVIGAGGAGLPAAITAQEHGLERVVVLEKRPLVGGNAGMSGGFLFSVQSRSQREAGLGNSPDAVFRDTMAYHHYDGVDPRLVRLWVDEADETVNWLEDRGIGYRPMTGVDLGVEPSGWSNHPGSFQRVMEELSRRFTANGGQILTRAAAAEIIGSPETGVSAVVADTKDGRITIETPRVVLATGGFTGNVDLLHEKFPGVYDEDVYWTDTKRLAGDGIALAGAVGADTGGRSFLIKENCYSFKTKKNKPNRAGMEPRCLWVNAHGDRFLDESSGRVNATTNALIVQPGMAGFALFDDDLVQYVIDQPDPFAGEARPGEEDPGTWIAGGYRTTLRDTLADPANKEWCVSADDWSEIARWIGADPEALDATVQEYNGYCDAGRDALWAKDPEHLVPLRKPPFYALRFRPLMIDTAGPLRIDQNLRVLDPQSRPIPGLFGAGSVVGGWIGLDEHRFGTPLSWAISSGRIAGIRAAAE; translated from the coding sequence GTGAGCGAGCTCAGCGGCGAACTGAAGGCGGACCTGGTGGTGATCGGGGCCGGTGGTGCCGGGCTGCCGGCAGCGATCACCGCACAGGAGCACGGACTGGAACGGGTCGTGGTGCTGGAAAAGCGCCCGCTCGTGGGCGGCAACGCCGGTATGTCCGGCGGGTTCCTGTTCTCGGTGCAGAGCAGGTCCCAGCGTGAGGCCGGCCTCGGGAACTCGCCCGACGCCGTCTTCCGGGACACGATGGCGTACCACCATTACGACGGCGTGGATCCCCGGCTTGTCCGGCTGTGGGTGGACGAGGCCGACGAGACGGTGAACTGGCTGGAGGACCGCGGTATCGGCTACCGGCCCATGACGGGAGTCGACCTGGGCGTGGAGCCCAGCGGATGGTCCAACCACCCTGGCAGCTTCCAGCGGGTGATGGAGGAGCTCAGCCGGCGCTTCACCGCCAACGGCGGCCAGATTCTCACCAGGGCCGCAGCGGCCGAGATCATCGGCTCGCCGGAGACCGGGGTGAGCGCGGTGGTGGCCGACACCAAGGACGGCAGGATCACGATCGAGACCCCGCGGGTCGTGCTCGCCACCGGGGGCTTCACCGGAAACGTCGACCTGCTGCACGAGAAATTCCCCGGTGTCTACGACGAGGACGTCTACTGGACCGACACCAAGCGACTGGCCGGTGACGGAATCGCCCTCGCCGGCGCGGTCGGGGCCGACACAGGCGGCCGTTCGTTCCTCATCAAGGAGAACTGCTACAGCTTCAAGACCAAGAAGAACAAGCCGAACCGCGCGGGCATGGAGCCTCGTTGCCTGTGGGTGAACGCACACGGCGACCGGTTCCTCGACGAATCGAGCGGCAGGGTCAACGCCACCACCAACGCGCTGATCGTCCAGCCCGGCATGGCAGGGTTCGCGCTGTTCGACGACGACTTGGTGCAGTACGTCATCGACCAGCCGGACCCGTTCGCCGGAGAGGCGCGTCCCGGCGAGGAAGATCCGGGCACCTGGATCGCCGGGGGCTACCGCACCACGCTGCGTGACACTCTGGCCGATCCGGCCAACAAGGAGTGGTGCGTCTCGGCCGATGACTGGTCGGAGATCGCGCGCTGGATCGGTGCCGACCCGGAGGCGCTGGACGCGACCGTGCAGGAATACAACGGCTACTGCGACGCCGGGCGTGACGCGCTGTGGGCAAAGGACCCCGAGCACCTGGTCCCGCTGCGCAAGCCGCCGTTCTACGCACTGCGGTTCCGGCCACTCATGATCGACACCGCCGGGCCGCTGCGCATCGACCAGAACCTGCGGGTGCTCGACCCGCAGTCCCGCCCCATCCCCGGACTGTTCGGGGCCGGCTCGGTCGTCGGCGGCTGGATTGGCCTGGACGAGCACCGGTTCGGCACTCCGCTGTCCTGGGCCATCAGTTCGGGTCGTATCGCCGGGATCCGCGCCGCCGCGGAGTGA
- a CDS encoding ABC transporter permease, whose protein sequence is MLRLCLRRLASVVPIMAIVATLTFLLVQLVPGDPASFLLGSGATADEVARLRSSMGLDRPALVQYGDWLGGLFHGDLGVSLVSNQKVAASLGSAVPVTVSVALLATVFTLLIGVTLGTVAAVRGGLVDRAVMWGASIGMAVPSFWLAGLLVFVFAIRLPVFPATGYVAFTVSPGQWLSHLILPMVAVGLAGVGPVAFQTRVGVVEQLSRDYVRTLAANGLSRRRIVCRHVLRNASGPVVTVASLGFVFALGGVMVIEAIFNLPGVGTLMLSAIRQHDLPIVQGAVLAFSLIIVVVNLLSDVVAAALNPRIRFS, encoded by the coding sequence ATGCTCCGATTGTGCTTGCGGCGGCTGGCGTCTGTGGTGCCCATCATGGCGATCGTCGCTACGTTGACGTTTCTGCTGGTTCAGCTGGTTCCTGGGGACCCGGCGTCGTTCCTGCTCGGTTCGGGTGCCACGGCGGACGAGGTGGCCCGGCTCCGGTCCTCGATGGGGCTGGACCGGCCGGCGCTCGTCCAGTACGGCGACTGGCTCGGCGGCCTGTTCCACGGCGACCTGGGCGTGTCGCTGGTGTCGAATCAGAAGGTGGCCGCCTCCCTGGGCAGCGCGGTGCCGGTCACGGTGTCGGTCGCCCTGCTCGCCACGGTGTTCACTCTTCTGATCGGCGTCACCCTCGGGACGGTCGCGGCCGTGCGGGGCGGCCTGGTGGACCGTGCGGTCATGTGGGGGGCCAGCATCGGCATGGCGGTTCCGAGCTTCTGGCTCGCGGGCCTGCTCGTGTTCGTCTTCGCCATCCGGCTTCCGGTGTTTCCGGCCACCGGGTACGTGGCTTTCACCGTCTCACCGGGGCAATGGCTGTCGCATCTGATCCTGCCGATGGTCGCCGTGGGGCTGGCGGGGGTGGGACCGGTGGCGTTCCAGACGCGCGTGGGCGTTGTCGAGCAGCTCTCACGCGACTACGTTCGCACGCTTGCGGCCAACGGGCTGTCCCGCAGAAGGATCGTGTGCAGGCACGTGCTGCGCAACGCCAGCGGCCCGGTGGTGACCGTGGCCAGCCTCGGATTCGTGTTCGCGCTCGGCGGGGTCATGGTGATCGAGGCGATCTTCAACCTGCCCGGCGTGGGCACGCTGATGCTCAGCGCGATCCGCCAGCATGATCTTCCGATCGTGCAGGGCGCGGTGCTGGCGTTCAGCCTCATCATCGTCGTCGTCAACCTGCTGTCCGATGTGGTGGCCGCGGCCCTCAACCCAAGGATCCGGTTCTCATGA
- a CDS encoding LacI family DNA-binding transcriptional regulator has protein sequence MRDVAERAGVALVTVSRVVNGVGTVREETADRVNAAISEIGYQRNEIARSLRPGQTSMTIGLLLGDLTNPFYASLAKAAVEVAAHAGYAVLLSTADEDPEVERRAVGELIGRRVAGLIIVPDQGDHAFLQEVNGHDQVPIVFVDRPATGAEADVVLVDNEGGGRTATQHLIDHGHRRIAILVAPSYYTTGRRLRGYRKALRQSGIDADEALVVTLRRGTMEEAAAATHALLTSPHPPTAIFSTTGFLTEGVLRASRQLHARIAVVGFDDFKLADMLPTPVTVVTSDIEELGRRAAHLLIDRIDGADAPFRRTVLPSRLIARGTGEVAPG, from the coding sequence ATGCGCGATGTCGCAGAGCGGGCCGGCGTCGCCCTTGTCACCGTCTCCCGCGTCGTCAACGGCGTCGGGACCGTCCGTGAGGAGACGGCCGACCGTGTGAACGCGGCGATCAGCGAGATCGGGTACCAGCGCAACGAGATCGCGCGTTCCCTGCGCCCCGGGCAGACGTCGATGACCATCGGCCTGCTGCTCGGCGACCTGACCAACCCGTTCTACGCGTCCCTGGCGAAGGCGGCCGTGGAGGTGGCGGCCCACGCCGGTTACGCCGTTCTCCTCAGCACCGCCGACGAGGACCCGGAGGTCGAACGCCGTGCCGTGGGCGAGCTGATCGGGCGACGAGTGGCCGGGCTCATCATCGTGCCCGACCAGGGCGATCACGCCTTTCTGCAGGAGGTCAACGGCCACGACCAGGTGCCCATCGTGTTCGTGGACCGGCCCGCCACCGGAGCCGAGGCCGATGTCGTCCTCGTCGACAACGAGGGCGGGGGACGCACGGCGACACAGCACCTCATCGACCACGGCCACCGCCGGATCGCGATCCTCGTCGCCCCCTCGTACTACACCACCGGCCGCCGACTGCGCGGATACCGCAAGGCCCTGCGGCAGAGCGGCATCGACGCCGACGAAGCACTGGTGGTCACCCTGCGGCGCGGCACCATGGAGGAGGCCGCCGCCGCCACCCACGCCCTGCTCACCTCTCCGCACCCGCCGACGGCGATCTTCTCGACGACGGGCTTCCTCACCGAGGGCGTCCTGCGGGCGAGCCGGCAACTGCACGCCCGTATCGCCGTCGTGGGCTTCGACGACTTCAAGCTCGCCGACATGCTCCCCACCCCGGTCACGGTGGTGACCTCGGACATCGAGGAGCTCGGCCGCCGCGCCGCCCATCTGCTGATCGACCGCATCGACGGTGCGGACGCCCCCTTCCGCAGGACCGTGCTGCCGTCGCGGTTGATCGCCCGCGGCACGGGGGAGGTGGCTCCCGGGTAG